In Vanessa atalanta chromosome 3, ilVanAtal1.2, whole genome shotgun sequence, one genomic interval encodes:
- the LOC125076394 gene encoding serine/threonine-protein phosphatase 1 regulatory subunit 10-like, translating into MPRIDPIQLLNCLSVLLSPTGGIKSRDEVHRLANLMTKFSKKLVSKCIYIQILKCTETDLLGLFMGSGGWRLVHMWLTENIVSKNWPLVRELLELLLLCPVDVERLKTNNCPKLVKELSKDGNHCAIRALASKLVEQWLKAVKGEHVTPIVITDISQIVSDFQSEDKLESLKNDAVFDNEVEKSSNNVENSTFIENDSQDEKIENEGNSCETNHNDTLENEDTSNESDTLPVLKITFKNGKQILSQVEEENKEAEENEKEKNREKHKSKSRDKSYDKSSNSSNSTSSKSSSSSKHSSKSSSDKSRSSSSHKDSKHSSKDKSKDRHSSHSSKSRSSSNSSSSRKSSSSSSSKSRDKNDQKHSSDKDKSREKDKDTKSSTDKSDDKTQTPSIHKLGKIPKLSDLKKERPSISIEVRKPDEPKPKTVKTFNSKFRKHGLEEEIKPPPSRASLLSNKKPPPVLPPTVSIPKRPSPVHNETPPEKKAKTLVDIEKPGSIKLIPPKPKPMVLQESDMFMDALNASATNKKEPKKRKRRTSGSKDGNAQSDGSPPQTPTNLSSPNSENKSVPPRFYQDTLDEDENKDKVTEKHAEPKDNAEQTVSREKDEIESMDTSEPHTLTINGLKGVLCYHKRKGPKKSIKWKPDSELEEIQYFELDETERVNVTKTFTDMKYLERIHEREAFQKARNLSTDDIMEERTSWRPLIPIDIEGQIQIEYGKNSKEKDIQAIRQKGTLQPLYFHKSMIPDSPHEPDIEAHTYNEPTIIPLEDVTGNQDNISDFRNMPWPEPKGNAPPTSNSTMNVPTMFPPNISQFPNNFPPAQFPGVPNFQGPPIMPGDWQNGVVPPIMPNGIPGPMAPSGMAPGAMPPPNMPPGMMVPPENMMMGPEIFGGPNPMFPVPPDGFNMQPNMFPVDYNMSGPPGPDGFPVPGNFRGAMRGRGIGGHWRGKATGGWDGPQRGRGGRGGARKTICIYFQRKGSCRQGENCSFLHPGVNCPF; encoded by the exons ATG CCCCGAATTGACCCTATTCAACTTTTAAACTGCCTCAGTGTACTGCTGTCGCCTACTGGGGGCATCAAAAGCAGGGACGAGGTGCATAGATTAGCTAA cttAATGACCAAATTTTCGAAGAAACTTGTGtctaaatgtatatacattcaAATACTAAAATGTACAGAAACAGATTTATTAGGCTTATTTATGGGATCAGGTGGCTGGAGGCTGGTACATATGTGGCTTACAGAAAATATAGTTTCTAAGAATTGGCCACTCGTAAGagaattattagaattattgttattatgtccAGTTGATGTAGAAAGGCTTAAGACAAATAATTGCCCTAAACTTGTAAAAGAATTGTCTAAAGATGGAAATCATTGTG ctattCGAGCATTAGCCTCAAAACTGGTGGAACAATGGCTAAAAGCTGTTAAAGGAGAGCATGTAACACCAATAGTTATAACAGATATATCACAAATAGTATCTGATTTTCAATCTGAAGATAAATTggaaagtttaaaaaatgatgCAGTATTTGATAATGAAGTTGAAAAGAGTTCAAATAATGTAGAAAATTCtacttttattgaaaatgaCAGCCAAGACGAAAAGATAGAAAATGAAGGAAATAGTTGTGAAACAAATCACAATGATACTCTGGAAAACGAGGACACCAGCAATGAAAGTGATACTTTACCAGtattgaaaataacatttaaaaatggtaaacaaattttatcacaGGTTGAAGAGGAAAATAAGGAAGCAGAAGAAaatgaaaaggaaaaaaatagaGAAAAACACAAAAGTAAAAGTAGGGATAAGTCATATGACAAGAGCAGCAATAGTAGTAATAGTACTTCTTCAAAATCGTCAAGTTCATCTAAACATTCGAGCAAGTCTTCAAGTGATAAATCAAGAAGTAGTAGTAGTCACAAAGATAGTAAGCATAGCAGTAAAGATAAATCTAAAGATCGTCATTCTTCTCATAGTTCGAAATCTAGGAGTAGTAGCAATTCTAGTAGTAGCAGAAAATCCAGCTCATCTAGTAGTAGTAAGTCAAGAGACAAAAATGATCAAAAACATAGCTCAGATAAAGACAAAAGTAGAGAAAAAGATAAAGATACCAAATCTTCAACAGATAAATCAGATGACAAAACGCAAACACCCTCTATTCATAAACTTGGTAAAATACCAAAACTAAGTGATTTAAAGAAAGAAAGACCTTCAATATCCATAGAAGTGAGAAAGCCTGATGAACCGAAGCCAAAAAcagttaaaacttttaattccaAATTTAGGAAACATGGGCTAGAAGAAGAAATAAAGCCACCACCATCAAGAGCATCtcttttaagcaataaaaaaccTCCACCAGTTCTTCCACCAACTGTTTCAATACCAAAACGACCATCACCTGTTCACAATGAGACTCCTCCAGAGAAGAAGGCTAAAACACTAGTTGATATTGAAAAACCTggatctataaaattaatacctcCTAAGCCTAAAC CAATGGTGTTGCAGGAGAGTGACATGTTTATGGATGCATTGAATGCATCGGCAACTAATAAAAAGGAACCGAAAAAAAGAAAACGACGTACTAGCGGATCAAAAGATGGTAATGCGCAGAGTGATGGCTCACCACCGCAAACCCCGACTAATCTATCAAGTCCAAACAGTGAAAATAAATCTGTACCTCCACGGTTTTATCAAGATACACTAGATGAAGACGAAAACAAAGATAAAGTCACAGAAAAACACGCAGAACCTAAGGATAATGCTGAACAAACTGTTTCTCGTGAAAAAGATGAGATTGAAAGTATGGATACATCAGAACCTCATACATTGACAATAAATGGCTTAAAAGGAGTACTTTGTTATCATAAAAGAAAAGGTCCTAAGAAAAGTATAAAGTGGAAACCAGATTCAGAGTTAGAAGAAATTCAATACTTTGAACTTGATGAAACTGAAAGAGTCAATGTGACAAAAACATTCACAGACATGAAATATTTAGAAAGAATACATGAAAGAGAAGCTTTCCAAAAAGCAAGAAATCTTAGTACCGATGATATAATGGAAGAGAGAACGAGTTGGAGACCTTTAATACCTATTGATATTGAAGGACAAATTCAAATAGAATATGGTAAAAATAGCAAAGAAAAAGACATACAAGCCATTCGTCAAAAAGGAACATTACAACCTTTATATTTCCATAAATCTATGATTCCTGACTCACCTCATGAACCGGACATCGAGGCACATACTTACAATGAACCGACAATTATACCTTTAGAAGATGTAACTGGAAACCAAGATAATATTAGTGATTTTAGAAATATGCCATGGCCAGAACCTAAGGGTAACGCGCCTCCTACAAGTAATAGTACTATGAATGTGCCAACAATGTTTCCACCAAATATATCTCAGTTTCCAAATAATTTCCCTCCAGCACAATTTCCTGGAGTTCCAAACTTTCAAGGGCCACCGATTATGCCTGGTGATTGGCAGAATGGTGTTGTACCGCCAATTATGCCAAACGGAATTCCAGGACCAATGGCTCCTTCGGGCATGGCCCCAGGTGCAATGCCGCCGCCAAATATGCCACCGGGAATGATGGTTCCACCTGAAAACATGATGATGGGTCCAGAAATATTTGGAGGACCTAATCCTATGTTTCCTGTTCCGCCTGATGGATTTAACATGCAACCAAATATGTTTCCTGTTGACTATAATATGTCTGGCCCGCCTGGTCCGGATGGATTTCCCGTACCAGGTAATTTCAGAGGAGCTATGCGAGGTCGTGGTATTGGTGGCCATTGGAGAGGCAAGGCAACTGGTGGTTGGGATGGACCACAAAGAGGTCGTGGAGGCCGAGGTGGGGCTCGTaaaactatttgtatatatttccaGAGAAAAGGCTCATGCCGACAAGGTGAAAATTGTTCCTTTTTACATCCAGGTGTCAATTGTCCTTTCTAA